The following coding sequences lie in one bacterium genomic window:
- a CDS encoding helix-turn-helix domain-containing protein, which translates to MQNTASLQQKPTQFKLSKITLQSLSKFNISPTAKLVLLYLIDCYNPAKVYMFPKQETIADKLGISLSSVKRAIKELAKANVIIIELKFSNRYNLTQTFFDLLNLTPDTAQIDLPKCQKELNHVITEKETDKKQEKLLFSLKFLLELSKTDTIAYSEALSNLSEGDKEKLAKIKLGRMSLTNFQRENLDKFIMLNEYEINKVNSLEPYFRQENIDIFYNARIKKIREFKENQNKQEFEVQKPLEMDKRQEILNILSTGYKAFSGNKVLLIKFLEEKSDRMKHYNIQESDLSI; encoded by the coding sequence ATGCAAAATACGGCATCATTACAACAAAAACCGACACAATTTAAATTAAGTAAGATTACCTTACAAAGTTTATCAAAGTTCAATATAAGTCCAACTGCAAAGCTTGTACTGCTTTATTTGATTGATTGCTATAATCCTGCAAAGGTTTATATGTTCCCTAAGCAAGAAACTATTGCTGATAAACTCGGCATTTCTTTAAGCAGTGTTAAAAGAGCTATAAAAGAACTCGCTAAGGCTAATGTAATCATCATAGAACTTAAATTTTCAAACAGATATAATCTAACTCAAACTTTTTTTGACTTGCTTAATTTGACACCTGATACAGCTCAAATTGATTTACCAAAGTGTCAAAAAGAGCTGAATCATGTAATAACAGAAAAAGAAACAGATAAAAAACAAGAAAAATTATTATTTTCTTTAAAATTTCTTTTAGAACTAAGTAAAACTGATACTATCGCCTATAGTGAAGCTCTTTCTAATCTTTCAGAAGGTGATAAAGAAAAACTAGCAAAGATTAAACTGGGAAGAATGTCTTTAACAAACTTTCAGAGAGAAAATCTTGATAAATTTATTATGCTGAATGAATATGAAATCAACAAAGTTAATAGCTTAGAACCTTATTTTAGGCAAGAAAATATAGATATTTTTTATAATGCCAGGATTAAAAAGATCAGAGAATTTAAAGAAAATCAAAATAAACAAGAATTTGAAGTACAAAAGCCTTTAGAAATGGACAAAAGACAAGAAATACTCAATATTTTATCAACAGGTTATAAAGCATTTTCAGGCAATAAAGTTTTATTAATAAAATTTCTTGAAGAAAAATCAGACAGAATGAAGCATTATAACATTCAAGAGTCAGATTTAAGTATCTAA
- a CDS encoding GIY-YIG nuclease family protein has product MPDKKFYTYILLTVNNKLYCGYTDDLRKRFESHLNGTASKFTKANKPVKIVYSKEYKTKSEAMKEEYRIKGLTRKQKDDLI; this is encoded by the coding sequence ATGCCCGATAAAAAGTTTTATACATATATTTTATTAACAGTTAATAATAAGCTTTATTGTGGTTACACAGATGATCTCAGAAAGAGATTTGAAAGTCATTTAAATGGTACAGCTTCAAAATTTACTAAAGCAAATAAACCTGTTAAAATTGTTTATAGTAAAGAATATAAGACAAAATCAGAAGCTATGAAAGAAGAATATAGGATCAAAGGACTAACAAGAAAACAGAAAGATGATTTAATTTAG